The following proteins come from a genomic window of Musa acuminata AAA Group cultivar baxijiao chromosome BXJ1-7, Cavendish_Baxijiao_AAA, whole genome shotgun sequence:
- the LOC135678697 gene encoding uncharacterized protein LOC135678697, with amino-acid sequence MLMSGFCVARGVARRAADDEMALVRAAAWAWYQQGSGKVVRESDDGRRVGVDAARNMPRPSRYKLEALAASKACPAISLLDVYDVEWITRELDRVTMASRSSTGGGDRHRRGAKDAAALEGIRRARGSWARHAVDICWSKGDVVEEAALSPRRWRQTPTTPVSKEVKQRFRGKGGGGHWESDKV; translated from the exons ATGCTGATGTCTGGTTTCTGTGTCGCACGGGGAGTGGCG CGGAGGGCGGCGGATGACGAGATGGCGTTGGTGAGGGCGGCAGCGTGGGCCTGGTACCAGCAGGGATCCGGAAAGGTCGTCCGGGAGTCCGACGACGGCCGGCGAGTCGGCGTCGATGCCGCCCGAAACATGCCTCGGCCGTCCCGCTACAAGCTAGAGGCGCTCGCCGCTTCAAAAGCCTGCCCGGCCATCTCCTTGCTCGACGTCTACGATGTCGAATGGATCACGAGGGAGCTGGATCGTGTCACCATGGCGAGCAGAAGCAGCACGGGAGGTGGAGACCGGCACCGGCGGGGTGCGAAGGACGCGGCTGCGTTGGAGGGGATTAGGAGGGCGAGAGGATCCTGGGCGCGGCATGCGGTGGATATATGCTGGTCGAAAGGGGACGTAGTGGAGGAGGCAGCACTGTCTCCGCGCCGGTGGAGACAGACGCCGACGACTCCGGTGTCAAAGGAGGTCAAGCAGCGGTTCCGTGGGAAAGGAGGAGGCGGCCACTGGGAGTCAGATAAGGTGTAA
- the LOC135678699 gene encoding NF-X1-type zinc finger protein NFXL1-like, translating to MRPDTADNSHHQHHHRNDRRPASGSSGGRIHHRPIVSGGNRQEWVPRGSAPSVAASTAAPAAANPIRPTATAAAGPAHRHRPRQAHIPRPSLPPTVAAPSDDASDPSLPRLVQEIQDKLARGVVECMICYDMVRRSAPIWSCSSCYSIFHLHCIRKWARSPTSSDAPSASVDGSGDRAGWRCPGCQSVQSVLAKDLTYSCFCGSRGDPPNDLYLTPHSCGGPCRKPLDRTPAVPDADNDESRCPHVCVLQCHPGPCPPCKAFAPRRPCPCGKKTIVRRCSDRESPLTCGQQCDRLLSCGRHRCERICHTGACSPCRVLVTASCFCNKKIEIVLCGDMVVKGDVQTIGDGVFSCNSICGRVLSCGNHFCGEKCHPGPCGECELLPEKIKSCYCGKTKLENGRKSCLDPIPTCSGLCEKVLSCGIHRCREICHEGDCPPCMVLVDQKCQCRSSNRTVECYKVSRDAEIFVCDKSCGKKKNCGRHRCNERCCPLSRPGGELLGSDWDPHLCSMPCGKRLRCGQHSCQLLCHSGHCPPCLETTFTDLMCACGKSSIPPPVPCGTPAPSCPHPCLVPQPCGHPASHTCHFGDCPPCSVPVAKECVGGHVLLRNIPCGSKDIRCNQLCGKTRQCGIHACGRTCHPPPCDASFASGSGSGAKSSCGQVCGAPRRDCKHTCSAPCHPSEPCPDLRCDFPVTITCSCGRITASVPCSAGGSSSGFHVDTVLEASILQKLHVPLQPVEANVKKIPLGQRKLSCDDECAKMERKRVLAEAFDITPPNLDALHFGENSTASELLSDLFRREPKWVLAVEERFKFLVLGKTKGVSGGLKVHVFCPMLKEKRDAIRHIAERWKLAVQAAGWEPKRFLVVHVTPKSRPPARILGFKPGVPITAQPPAFDPLVDMEPRLVVSMLDLPRDADISALVLRFGGECELVWLNDKNALAVFGDPARAATALRRLDHGSVYQGAAVVSSLPVLNAWGTGPKEGGVASKGSNSWKKVVSSESDSWGGEWSSSGADATVPSWKPTEAAPISTSSNPWSVLDSDTTMNSVSTESAADRITVSGVKGGSPETDGVVSTEQGAAVGNVEMHEEVDDWEEAYE from the coding sequence ATGCGGCCAGACACTGCCGATAACAGCCACCACCAACACCATCACCGCAACGACCGTAGGCCAGCCTCCGGCTCTTCCGGAGGCCGCATCCACCACCGGCCCATCGTTTCTGGCGGGAACCGCCAGGAGTGGGTCCCCCGTGGTTCCGCTCCTTCTGTAGCTGCCTCCAccgccgcccccgccgccgccaACCCCATCCGTCCCACGGCTACGGCTGCGGCCGGACCTGCCCACCGACATCGGCCCCGCCAGGCCCATATCCCCCGGCCTTCTCTGCCGCCAACCGTTGCGGCTCCTTCGGATGATGCATCGGATCCCTCTCTACCGCGGCTGGTCCAGGAGATCCAGGACAAGCTGGCGAGGGGGGTGGTTGAGTGCATGATCTGCTACGATATGGTGCGGCGCTCGGCCCCGATCTGGTCGTGTTCCAGCTGCTATTCCATTTTCCACCTTCACTGCATTCGGAAGTGGGCCCGATCCCCTACATCCTCCGATGCCCCATCCGCCTCAGTAGACGGAAGTGGCGACCGCGCCGGATGGCGGTGCCCCGGATGCCAGTCGGTACAATCCGTCCTCGCCAAGGATCTCACCTACAGTTGCTTCTGTGGCAGCCGAGGGGATCCGCCGAACGATCTCTACCTCACCCCCCACTCCTGCGGTGGACCCTGCCGGAAACCTCTCGACCGGACTCCAGCGGTTCCCGATGCTGATAATGATGAGTCCCGTTGTCCCCATGTGTGTGTTCTTCAGTGCCATCCTGGGCCGTGCCCACCGTGCAAGGCCTTTGCCCCACGTCGGCCGTGCCCCTGCGGCAAGAAGACGATCGTCCGGCGGTGCTCCGATCGAGAAAGTCCCTTGACCTGCGGGCAGCAGTGTGATCGTCTCCTTTCTTGTGGCCGTCACAGGTGCGAACGGATTTGCCACACCGGCGCTTGCAGCCCCTGCCGGGTACTTGTCACAGCTTCTTGCTTCTGTAATAAGAAGATCGAGATCGTTCTTTGTGGTGATATGGTGGTGAAGGGTGATGTCCAAACTATTGGAGATGGGGTATTCTCTTGCAATTCCATCTGTGGTCGAGTTCTTTCTTGTGGGAACCATTTCTGCGGAGAGAAATGTCATCCGGGGCCCTGTGGTGAGTGCGAGTTACTGCCTGAGAAGATCAAAAGTTGTTATTGTGGAAAGACCAAATTGGAGAATGGAAGGAAGAGTTGCCTGGATCCGATTCCTACTTGTTCTGGACTTTGTGAAAAGGTCCTTTCTTGTGGGATCCATAGGTGCAGAGAGATTTGTCATGAGGGAGATTGCCCTCCTTGTATGGTACTGGTCGATCAGAAATGCCAGTGTCGGTCCTCAAATCGGACAGTGGAGTGTTACAAGGTTTCCAGGGACGCAGAAATTTTTGTTTGTGATAAGTCCTGTGGTAAGAAAAAGAATTGTGGGAGGCACCGGTGCAATGAGCGTTGCTGTCCTCTCTCTAGACCTGGTGGGGAGCTCTTAGGCAGCGATTGGGATCCCCACTTGTGCTCCATGCCTTGCGGAAAGAGGCTCCGGTGTGGGCAACATTCTTGCCAGTTGCTGTGCCACAGCGGGCACTGTCCGCCATGTCTTGAAACCACATTCACTGATCTCATGTGTGCTTGCGGAAAGTCATCAATCCCACCACCAGTTCCCTGTGGTACCCCGGCACCATCGTGCCCCCATCCTTGCTTGGTTCCCCAACCATGTGGCCATCCTGCTTCCCACACCTGCCATTTTGGGGATTGTCCTCCATGCTCAGTTCCAGTTGCAAAGGAATGTGTTGGAGGGCATGTGTTGTTGAGGAACATACCATGTGGATCCAAGGATATCAGGTGCAATCAACTCTGTGGCAAGACTCGGCAATGTGGGATTCATGCTTGTGGTAGGACTTGTCATCCTCCTCCATGTGATGCTTCGTTTGCTTCAGGGTCTGGTTCTGGTGCGAAGTCTTCTTGTGGGCAGGTCTGTGGTGCGCCGAGGAGAGATTGCAAGCACACTTGCAGTGCTCCATGTCATCCTTCAGAGCCTTGCCCTGATCTTAGGTGTGACTTCCCAGTCACAATAACTTGTTCTTGTGGCCGTATTACCGCTAGTGTGCCTTGCAGTGCTGGAGGCAGCAGCAGTGGATTTCATGTGGACACTGTGCTAGAAGCATCTATCCTTCAGAAGCTTCATGTTCCGTTGCAGCCAGTGGAAGCCAATGTGAAGAAGATCCCTCTTGGCCAGAGGAAGCTTTCTTGTGATGATGAGTGTGCTAAGATGGAGAGGAAACGTGTCCTTGCGGAGGCATTTGACATAACTCCTCCTAATTTGGATGCTTTGCATTTTGGTGAGAATTCAACAGCCTCCGAATTGCTTTCTGACCTTTTCAGGCGGGAACCAAAGTGGGTGTTGGCTGTGGAGGAGAGATTCAAGTTCTTGGTGCTTGGAAAGACAAAAGGTGTATCGGGAGGTCTTAAGGTACATGTCTTTTGCCCCATGTTGAAAGAGAAGAGGGACGCAATTAGACACATAGCAGAGAGATGGAAACTTGCAGTCCAAGCAGCAGGATGGGAGCCAAAGCGATTTCTTGTAGTACATGTGACGCCCAAGTCTAGACCACCAGCTCGGATATTGGGCTTCAAGCCTGGTGTTCcaataactgctcaacctccggcTTTTGATCCTCTAGTCGACATGGAGCCTAGACTTGTAGTTTCAATGCTAGACTTGCCTCGGGACGCAGATATAAGTGCATTGGTGCTAAGATTTGGTGGGGAATGTGAGCTGGTATGGTTAAATGACAAGAATGCGTTAGCTGTTTTTGGTGACCCAGCAAGGGCTGCAACTGCACTGAGGCGGTTAGATCATGGATCAGTTTACCAGGGTGCGGCTGTGGTTTCTAGTCTTCCAGTGCTTAATGCATGGGGAACAGGACCTAAAGAGGGTGGAGTTGCTTCAAAAGGCAGCAATTCATGGAAGAAGGTTGTTTCCTCTGAATCAGATTCTTGGGGCGGGGAGTGGTCGTCTTCTGGGGCTGATGCCACAGTGCCTTCTTGGAAGCCGACGGAGGCTGCACCTATCTCGACTTCATCAAACCCATGGAGTGTTCTTGATTCTGATACAACTATGAATTCAGTGTCCACAGAATCAGCTGCTGACCGGATCACGGTTTCTGGTGTGAAAGGTGGATCACCTGAAACAGACGGTGTGGTCTCTACTGAACAGGGTGCTGCTGTTGGTAATGTAGAGATGCATGAAGAGGTGGATGACTGGGAAGAAGCCTATGAGTGA